Part of the Rhizobium sp. WYJ-E13 genome is shown below.
CCCCCGCCCGGCCCCTTCTTCGATCGCAGAATGCCGACATTGCGCAATTCCAAGAGGATCGTATCGAGAAACTTCTTCGGGATGTTGTTGCGCGAGGCGATATCGTTGATGAAGGCGGTTTCGCCCGGCGCCAGCCGAGCCAGATCAACCAGTGCCTTCAATCCGTATTTTCCCTTTTTCGTCAACATTTGGGTCGCCCTGCACTTTGCGGCATTATGCTTTTGTAATAGCAGGCAAATAGAGTCAAAACCATGAAGAGACAACAAAATAACCCGTTTTTATAGGTTATTTTGGCGATTTATGTTGCCGCAAAACCGCTCTTCCGAAGTCTTCTGAAGTTTAATGCCGGTCCCCACACCAACAGGCTGATGCGGGACCGGAAATCGCGGGAGCTAGACTGTTTTCAGCATGCCGCCATCGACGAAATAGGTAGAACCGATGCTATAGCTCGACCGGTCGGAGCAGAGGAAGACGAAGAAGTTTGCGAGCTCCTCCGGCGTGCCGAAACGCTTGGATGAGGCATGTTCATCTGCCACGCTCTGCAGGTAACCCTCCCAGTCACCGCCAGTCTCGGCCGTCAGTTGCTTGGCAGTCTTGATCCAGTCGGGTGTCAGGATGAGGCCGGCATTGACGCAATTGACGCGAATCTTGTCCTTCACGAGCTCAGTGGACAGCGTCTTGGAAAACATCATGAGCGCCGCCTTTGTGACATTGTAGATCGGCTCGTACCACAGCGGCTGCACTGCGCAAATCGAGGCATTGTGAAGGATTACCCCGCCGCCGCGCTTCTTCATCTGCGGCGCAATTCCGCGGGCAAGGCGCACCGCGGCCATCACATGCAGATCAAAATACGCCTGCCACTTCTCGTCGGGCGCTTCCATGACAGTCTCGTTTGAGCCGGTGCCGGCATTGTTGATGAGAATATCCGCTCCACCACGGTCGGCTGCCGCCGCGATGATCGCCTCCGTACCTTCGATAGTCGCCACATCGCTTTCGACCGCAATGGCACTGACGCCGTATTTTTCAGCGATGCGCACGGCTTCGGCATCCAGCCGCTCGCGTCCACGCGCAGACAAAATGAGGTTGGCGCCCTCGGCCGCCAGCCCTTCGGCGATCGCCAGCCCGATGCCGACGGAACCGCCGGTGATGACCGCAGTCTTTCCCTTCAATCCCAGATCCATGAAATCCTCCCGAATGCGGCCGGCAGCTCCGGCCGATCCGTCAACTCTTCCGGCATTGGTTCTGCCCGTCAAGCCGTGACGGAAAATCATCGGCGTCAGAACCCGATCCCTCTTGCCGCAAGCTGCGATCTGTCGCATGCCTGCAGGCGTGGCGGAGGAATTTTCATGCGACTTTATTCAGCTTGCATCGAATGGCTGTTTGCCGAAGAAGGCGATCATTTCGCTGATCGCATCCGCCGCGCCCATGCCGCCGGTCTCGAGGCGATCGAATTCTGGCGCTGGACGGACAAGGATCTCGACGCGATCGAAGCTGCATTGAAGGAAACCGGCCTCAAGGTAACGAGCCTTGTCGCCGAGCCGATGATTGCGCTCACCAACGCCGCCAATCGCGAGACCTGGCTGAAAGGCCTTGCCGATTCCGTTGCCGTCGCAAAACGCCTCGGCGCGCCTGTCCTGATCGCGCAGGCCGGCGACGATCTTGCAGGCTTCACGCGGGATGAACAGCGCAAGGCGCTCACCGAAACGCTGCGGGCCGGCGCCGATATCCTTGATGGCAGTGGCGTGCGCCTCGGCGTCGAGCCGCTCAACATCCGCATCGACCATATCGGCTATTTTCTCGATTCCACCAGCGAGGGGCTGGATATCGTCGATGAAATCGCCCGGCCGGAAATCGGCATCGTCTATGATATCTATCATTCCGCCGTGATGGACGAGCGCTCGGAAGACGTTCTGGCCGGCCGTGTCGACCGCGTCTTCCACGTCCATGTCGCCGACCATCCCGGTCGCAATGAACCCGGTACCGGCACCATCGATCTCGCCGACCGCCTCAACTGGATCTTCACTGCCGGCTACACCGGAGCTGTCGGTCTTGAATACAGGCCGACAGCATCGGATGCCGATGCGCTAAAAGCGGCAATTGCGACCTTGGGCTGACGCTCAGTATTCTGCCGTCCTCCGGCAGCATCAGCCCGATCACGTTACAAGAGCGCTGTGCTGGTCGGTTTCCGATCCAGGCCTTGCGTGATCGGCAGCTGCCACCACCTTGCACGGACCGGCCGAACGGCGCACGACGATGCGTGACGCGATCATCACGCGTCGGGCAGGCATGCCGGGCAAGCGCGGATTTTCGATACGTTCGAGGAGCAGTCGGAGGCCGACAGCCCCGCCTTCCTGTCCTTCCATCTTCACTGTCGTCAGCGGCGGAGAAATCTGCGTAGCCGGCGAGAAATCACCGAAACCGACGACCGAAACATCGTCGGGAATACGATAACCCTGCCCCAGCAGCTCGGAAACCACCGTCAGCGCCAGTCCGTCATGAGCGCAAAAGAAGGCCGTCGGATGGATGCCTTTTGCTTTGAGGTCCCGGAAGACTTCGCCGAAGCCGATCTGCTCATCGAACCGCAACACATGCAGCGAAACGTCCTCGTGGCGTTCGGCAATCTCGCGCGCGCCATAAAAGCGTTCACGACGGCCACGGAAGCCAGGCGTGCCGTTGACATAGGCGATCGATCGGTGCCCGAGCTCGATAAGGTATTGCAGGACCGCCTGTCCCGCCTCATGGTCAGTCCCGGTAACCTGATCGGCCTGTTCCAGCGGATCGACCCAACCAAAGCGCACGATGGGAACTCCGGTGGCCGTTGCCGCCATGATCGCTTCCCGATCATGCGGTCCGACGAGCAGCAGACCTGCGCAGGAGCGCCCCAGCTCTTCCAACTGATCGGCACTATGGGTCCAGCGGATGCGCAGGGCCATGCCCAGCCGATGGGCCTCGCGCTGCACACCATTCTGGATCTGCATGTAGAGTTCACTGTTGACGGCATCGAGATCATGGAAGACGACGGCGATATCGTTCGTCTGCGATTGGCCGACAGGACGCGTATAGCCCAGCCGCTCGGCCGTCGCGCGGATCAGCGCGCGCGTCTCCTCACTGACGCCGCTCTTGCCTGCCAGCGAGCGCGAGACCGCATATTTCGAGAGGCCGACCTCCCGCGCAATCGTCTGTAAGGTGACTCGCCCCCTGCTTCCCACTCTACACCTCGATTTCCCGTCCGGCTTTCGGAGCGCTTCGCTACACCTTCCCTACCGGAATTGCAAATTCTTGCACTAACAAAACATAACGCTTTACCTAACAATATCCAAATGTATTCTTTCTGTTATCCCATCCTGACGCCAAAAATAACGATAAGGGCTGGGAATTTTTGGAGGAGAACCCAATGATCAAGCTGAAACGTCGTGCGTTTCTGGCCGGGACTTCGGCCGTTCTGATCCTGCCGGCCCTGCCGGTTTTTGCCGCCGACCTCAAGGAAGCGGATATTCTGAAGGAGAAGGTTTCAAGCGGCGCGCTGCCGGCCCTGAAGGACCGGCTGCCGGAAAATCCGCTCGTTGTCAAACCGGTTGAAAGCGTCGGCAAATATGGCGGCGACTGGAATATGGCGCTCGTCGGCGGCGGTTCGCTGTCGATGCTCTTCCGCTATCAGGCCTATGAGCCCCTGCTGCGCTACACGCCCGACTGGTCCGGCGTGACGCTCAACGTCGCCGAAGCCTTCGATGGCAATGCGGATTCCACCGAATACACCATCCGCCTGCGCAAGGGCATGAAGTGGTCGGACGGCCAACCCTATACCACCGCGGACGTGAAATTCTGGTACGATACCATCCTGACCGACAAGCGCGTTGCCGTGAACGGCCAAGGTCACTGGAAAACTGCCGGCAAGCCGGCCAAGCTCGAAATCGTCGACGAACAGACGTTTAAAGTTATCTTCGCAAAACCTAACGGTATGTTCCCGCTTCAAGTCGCCTGGTCCAACAGCGACCACACGACCCGCTGCCCCAAACATTACCTCGAGCAGTTCCATATCGACTATAACCCGAAGGCCGACGAGCTTGCCAGGGAACGCGGTTTCGAAACTTGGATCGCCGCCTTCCAGTCCGCCTCCGGCTTCCAGGACGACAATGCCTTCTTCCTGAACTCCTCGAAGAAGCCCTGCCTGCATGCCTGGATGTTCACGACAGCGCCCGGCGAGAATACCGAACGCGCTATTGCCGAACGCAACCCCTTCTACTGGAAGGTGGATACGGAGGGTAACCAGCTCCCCTACATGGACCGCATCGTCTATCAGATGGTCGCCGATCCGCAGGTGCTGCTCCTGAAGGCCATGCAGGGCGAAATCGACCTGATGGACCAGTATATCGCCACGCCGAACAACAAGTCGGTGCTCTACGATGCGCGCGAACAGGGCAAGTATGATTTCTACACGCTGACTTCGACCGAAGCCAATGTGATGAATTTCGTCTTCAACCTGAACCACAATGACGAGACCAAGCGCCAGCTCTTCCGCAACAAGGATTTCCGCGCAGCACTCTCCATGGCGCTCGATCGCCAGTCGCTGATCGATGCCGTGCTCGTCGGCCAGGGTGCGCCTGCCCAGCCTTCGATCAAACAGACCGATCCGCTCTACAACGAGCAACTCGCCACACAGTTCACGGGCTACGATGTCGACAAGGCGAATGCCATGCTCGATACGCTGATCCCGAAACGCGACGACCAGAACTTCCGTCTCGACGAGAAGGGCCGCCGCCTGACGGTGATCTTCGAGATCGACCAGGCGCGCGCCGTCTTCCTCGATCTGTTCCAACTCGTCATCCCGATGTTCCAGGCGGTCGGCATCGATGCGCAGATGCGCACTATGGACCGTTCGCTTTGGGAAACCCGCGTCCGCCAGGGCCGCGATTTCGATGCGACGGCCCACCAGTTCGGTGCGAATGGCGGCGTCGCTGCGATGCTCGACCCGCGCTACTACGTGCCGACGGATTCGAATGCCATGTACGCTCCGGCCTGGCAGCTTTGGTATCTCGACCGCAACAATGCCAATGCGGAAGAACCGCCGGAAGAAACGAAGAAGCAGCTCGAACTCTACGACAAGCTGAAATCGACCTCCGACCCGGCGGGTCAGCAGGAGATCATGAAACAGATCCTGCAGGGTGCTGCCGACAACTTCTATGTCTTCGGCATTTCCCTGCCGCCGGATGGCTACGGCATCGTCAAGAACAACATGAAGAACATCACCAAGACCATGCCGAATTCCTTCGGCTGGCCGACACCCGCGCCCACCATGCCGGAGCAGTTCTACAAGGTCTGACGGCCTAAAACAGCTTGATGCATTGCAGGCGCCGGCCCCGCTGGCCGGCGCCGCGGCCCCTCCTTTGCCGATGATTGGATGAAGACGATGCTCGACGCCAGAAGACAGAATACCGACACCCTGCGAACGCCCGACTGGTTCAAGACCGCAACGCGCTGGACCCAGCTCACCTTCGTGGAGGACGACCCGGAGAAATATGATCCGGCCTTCTGGGTCGACGTCTTCAAGCGCACGAAATCGAATGCGGTCTGCCTCAGCGCCGGCGGCTATATCGCCTATTATCCGAGCGAAGTGCCCTATCACTACGTAAGCAAATATCTGGGTGATAAGGATATTTTCGGCGCGCTCGTCGATGCCGCCCGCAAGCTCGACATGCATGTCATGGCCCGCGTCGACCCGCATGCGATCCATGACGATGCCGCCAAGGCTCATCCCGAATGGGTGATGATCAATGCCGACGGCACGCCGCGCCGCCACTGGGCCTATCCGGATGTCTGGGTCACCAATGCCTATGGCGATTATAACACCGTCTTCATGCCGGAAGTGGTCAAGGAGATCGTCCGCAAATACGATATCGACGCCGTCTTCGCCAATCGCTGGCAGGGCCATGGCGTCGATTACAGCGAAGACAGCGCCCGCCGCTTCAAGAATATGTTCGGCCACACCCTGCCGAAGAAGCCCGATGCCGAGGATCCGGCATGGCAGGCCTGGGTGCAATGGCGCCGCCGCGTTCTGACCGACATGATCGCCCAGTGGGACCAAGCGGTTAAAGCGATCCGTCCGCACGCGAGTTTCATCCCGAATATGGGCGGCGCCTCGCTGATGGAATTCGACCTCTCGGTCATCGCCAAACACTGCCCCTTTCTCGTCGTCGACCATCAGGGCCGCAAAGGCCTCGAGCTCGGCTGGTCCGCCGGCCGCAACGGCAAGCGCATCCGCGCCACCTTCCCCGATCGGCCTGTCGTCCTCATCACCTCGATCGGTCCTGAGGAGGAATATCGCTGGAAGGATGCTGTCACCTCGGGCGAAGAGATGCAGCTCTGGATCAACGATGGCACGGCCCATGGCCTCTATGCCTGGTTTACCAAGTTCAACGGCGTCGTGCCCGACAAGCGCTGGGTGGAACCAGTCGCCGAGGCCTTTGCGTTGCAGGCAGCCGTCGAGCCGGTGCTCGAAAGCATGCATCCGACGGCCGAAATCGCTGTCATCGATCCCTCAACCACGCTCCGCCACTGGGCGCCGGAAGAGCGACACAGCGCCGAGAAGCATGATCTCGGCTTCTACCATGCCCTCGTCGAAGCCCGCTTGCCCTTCGAGCTTGTCTCCGATCAGGTTCTGACGAAGGAAAATCTCGACCGCTTCAAGCTGATCATTCTCGCCAACGCTTCCTGCCTTTCGGATGCTCAAAACGAGGCGATCCGCGCCTATGTGGAGCGCGGCGGCAGCGTCATCGCCTCCTATGAAACCTCGCTTCGCGACGAGTTCGGCAAGAAGCGTAGCGAGTTCGGCCTCTCCGACGTGCTGGGCGCCAAATTCGTCTCCGGCCCGCGCGGCATCGTCAAGAACACCTATGTAGCGCTGTCGGGCGATCATCCCATCAATCAGGGCTATGACGGTGCCGAACGCATCATCGGCGGAACACGCCTCATCCATGCCAACCCGACCGGCAATGCGACGACGCCTTTCCTCTACGTGCCCGATTTCCCGGATCTGCCGATGGAAGAAGTCTATCCGCGCAAGGCTCCGGAAGGCGCCGGCGTTATCGCCCGTGAAACCGGCAAGGGCGGCCGCACGGTCTATATCCCCTGGAACATCGGCGAAATCTTCTGGGAAGTCTTCGCCGTCGACCATGGAAGGTTGATTGCCAATGCGGTGCGCTGGGCGCTGGGCAAGAACTCGCGCGTCACCGTCGAAGGTCCTGGCGTCATCGACATAGCGCTGCGCGAAAATGCCGAAGGCATCGCACTCAGCCTCTTCAACCTCACCAATCCGATGATGATGAAGGGGCCGATACGCGAAAATTACCCTCTGGCGGCTCAGACGGTTTCAGTGGAAATTCCTCAGGGCCAGTCGGTAGCCAAGGCTTGGCTGACGGTGTCCGACCGCGCCGCAGACTTCAGCGTCAAGGATGGTCGTGCACTGGTGGAGGTGCCGGGCATTGAACGGCTGGAGGTGTTGCACCTCACCTGGAAATGAGGTGGACGAGCCCAAGAGGAACGCTTTCGGCCTGGAGAGGCCGAAAGCGGATGGGAGATCCGAAGGAAGCGCCTGACCGGCGCTCTCAACGGGAGGAGAAACATTCCGATGCTTGGCTATATTTTCAAGCGCGTACTCTACATGATTCCGACGCTGATCGGCATGTCGCTGATCTCGTTCCTGATCATCCAGCTGCCACCGGGTGACTACCTGACCTCGATGATCGCGACGATGAGCGACAGCGGCCAAGCCGTCGATCCCGCGCAGATCGAGCGGCTGAAAGAGATCTACGGCTTCGACGATCCCTTCTACATTCAATATCTCAAATGGATGTGGGGCATCGTCAGCCGCGGTGATTTCGGCTGGTCCTTCGAATGGAACCAGCCGGTCTCCGGCCTCATCTGGGCACGCATGGGCTCGACGCTGGTCATCTCGCTATTGAGCCTTCTCTTCGTCTGGATCGTCGCCCTGCCGATCGGCATTTATTCCGCCGTGCGCCGCCACTCGATCAGCGACCACGTCTTCACCTTCTTCGGTTTTATCGGACTGGCAGTGCCGAACTTCATCCTGGCGCTGACACTGATGTATGTCGCCTATCGTTATCTCGGCCAAAGTGTCGGCGGCCTCAACTCGCCCGAATTTGCCGAGGCGCCCTGGAGCCTCGCCAAGGTCGGCGATTTCCTCGCCCATCTCTGGATACCGATCATCATCATCGGCGCGTCGGGTACGGCCGCCCTCATCCGCATCCTGCGCGCTAATCTGACGGATGAGTTGCACAAGCCCTATGTCATCACCGCGCGTGCCAAGGGATTGCCGGAATACAAGGTGATCATGAAATACCCGGTGCGCATTGCACTCAACCCCTTCGTCTCGGCGATCGGCTGGGTACTGCCGCATCTCGTCTCCGGCGTCACGATTACCGCCATCGTCCTGAATCTGCCGACCGCGGGTCCCCTGCTTTTCCGTGCGCTTGTCTCGCAGGACATGTACCTCGCCGGCAGCTTTATCCTGCTGCTCTCGGCATTGACCCTCGTCGGCATGCTCCTGTCGGACCTGCTGCTTGCGCTGCTCGATCCGCGCATCCGGTTCAATTGAGGAGGCGCCGATGACGCACGAAACATTCGCAACCCATAACGGTCCCCTGCATGTCGCCGCCGACGGCCCTTCGATCAGCCCGCTGAAGCAGGGCAAGACCGTATCGACAGCAGCCATCGGTCCCTGGCGGCTGATTGCCGGCAAGCTGATCCGCCAGAAGGTGGCGATGGTCGCCGGCGTGATTATCCTGCTCCTCTATCTCATCGGTCTCTTTGCCGAATTCCTGGCGCCTTCCCTGCCCACAACCTCCAAGCCGCAATATACCTACGCGCCCCCGCAGGGCCTCAGCTTCTTCGTTACCAAACCGGATGGCAGCTCGGAATTCAATTTCCATGTGAAAGGCTACAAGGTGGAAATCGACAAGGTGGCGCTGAGGCGCACCTTCGTAGTCGACGATAGTAAGGTCGTGCCGGTCGGTTTCTTCGTCAGGGGCCCAGCCTATTATCTATGGGGCCTGATCCCGATGACCACGCACTTCTTCGGCCCGATCAATCCTGACGATCCCATGTACCTGCTCGGCGCTGACCGCCTCGGCCGTGACGTTCTCACGCGGCTGATCTACGGCACCCGCATTTCCATGTCGATCGGCCTCGTTGGCGTCGCCATGTCACTGGTGCTCGGCGTCGTGCTCGGCTCGATCTCCGGCTTCTACGGCGGCTGGGTGGATACGCTGATCCAGCGCGTCATCGAAGTCGTCAGCGCCATGCCGACCATCCCGCTCTGGCTCGGCCTGGCCGCTGCGATCCCACTCACATGGTCGCCGGTCAACGTTTATTTCGTCATCACCATCATCGTCTCACTGCTTGGCTGGACAAGTCTTGCCCGCGAAGTGCGAGGCCGCTTCCTGGCACTGCGCAGCGAGGATTTCGTGACCGCCGCGAAACTCGACGGCTCAAGCGAAGCAAGGCTGATCTTCCGCCACATTCTGCCCTCGCTGACGAGCCATATCCTCGCCGTCGTCACACTCGCAGTGCCGACGATGATCGTTGCCGAAACCTCGCTTTCCTTCCTCGGCATCGGCCTCAAGCCGCCTGTTGTCAGCTGGGGTGTGCTGCTGCAGGACGCCCAGAACATCCGCACGGTCGCGACCGCGCCCTGGCTGCTGATCTGGCCGTCACTGGCGGTCGTCATCGCCGTCCTGTCCTTCAACTTCTTCGGTGACGGCCTGCGCGATGCGGCCGACCCCTATGACAATTGAGGAGGAAGCCATGACCGATCTTCCCGATGACGTCGTCCTCTCGGTTGAAAACCTCTCGATCGACTTCCGGCTGCGCACGCATATCCTGCACGCCGTCGAAGATGTCAGCTTCCAGCTCAAGCGCGGCCAGACGCTCTGCCTCGTCGGCGAAAGCGGCTCGGGCAAGAGCGTGACGGCCCGCTCGTTGTTGCAGATCGTCGACAAGCCCGGCACCATCGTCGGCGGCCGGATCCTCCTGCGCAACGGAAGCGAGATCACCGATATCGCCACCTTTCAGCCCGGCAGCCGCACCATGCGGGAGATCCGCGGCCGGCGTATCGGCCTTATCTTCCAGGAGCCGATGAGCTCGCTCTCACCGGTCCACACGAT
Proteins encoded:
- a CDS encoding ABC transporter permease is translated as MLGYIFKRVLYMIPTLIGMSLISFLIIQLPPGDYLTSMIATMSDSGQAVDPAQIERLKEIYGFDDPFYIQYLKWMWGIVSRGDFGWSFEWNQPVSGLIWARMGSTLVISLLSLLFVWIVALPIGIYSAVRRHSISDHVFTFFGFIGLAVPNFILALTLMYVAYRYLGQSVGGLNSPEFAEAPWSLAKVGDFLAHLWIPIIIIGASGTAALIRILRANLTDELHKPYVITARAKGLPEYKVIMKYPVRIALNPFVSAIGWVLPHLVSGVTITAIVLNLPTAGPLLFRALVSQDMYLAGSFILLLSALTLVGMLLSDLLLALLDPRIRFN
- a CDS encoding ABC transporter substrate-binding protein, with product MIKLKRRAFLAGTSAVLILPALPVFAADLKEADILKEKVSSGALPALKDRLPENPLVVKPVESVGKYGGDWNMALVGGGSLSMLFRYQAYEPLLRYTPDWSGVTLNVAEAFDGNADSTEYTIRLRKGMKWSDGQPYTTADVKFWYDTILTDKRVAVNGQGHWKTAGKPAKLEIVDEQTFKVIFAKPNGMFPLQVAWSNSDHTTRCPKHYLEQFHIDYNPKADELARERGFETWIAAFQSASGFQDDNAFFLNSSKKPCLHAWMFTTAPGENTERAIAERNPFYWKVDTEGNQLPYMDRIVYQMVADPQVLLLKAMQGEIDLMDQYIATPNNKSVLYDAREQGKYDFYTLTSTEANVMNFVFNLNHNDETKRQLFRNKDFRAALSMALDRQSLIDAVLVGQGAPAQPSIKQTDPLYNEQLATQFTGYDVDKANAMLDTLIPKRDDQNFRLDEKGRRLTVIFEIDQARAVFLDLFQLVIPMFQAVGIDAQMRTMDRSLWETRVRQGRDFDATAHQFGANGGVAAMLDPRYYVPTDSNAMYAPAWQLWYLDRNNANAEEPPEETKKQLELYDKLKSTSDPAGQQEIMKQILQGAADNFYVFGISLPPDGYGIVKNNMKNITKTMPNSFGWPTPAPTMPEQFYKV
- a CDS encoding SDR family NAD(P)-dependent oxidoreductase encodes the protein MDLGLKGKTAVITGGSVGIGLAIAEGLAAEGANLILSARGRERLDAEAVRIAEKYGVSAIAVESDVATIEGTEAIIAAAADRGGADILINNAGTGSNETVMEAPDEKWQAYFDLHVMAAVRLARGIAPQMKKRGGGVILHNASICAVQPLWYEPIYNVTKAALMMFSKTLSTELVKDKIRVNCVNAGLILTPDWIKTAKQLTAETGGDWEGYLQSVADEHASSKRFGTPEELANFFVFLCSDRSSYSIGSTYFVDGGMLKTV
- a CDS encoding family 10 glycosylhydrolase, with the protein product MLDARRQNTDTLRTPDWFKTATRWTQLTFVEDDPEKYDPAFWVDVFKRTKSNAVCLSAGGYIAYYPSEVPYHYVSKYLGDKDIFGALVDAARKLDMHVMARVDPHAIHDDAAKAHPEWVMINADGTPRRHWAYPDVWVTNAYGDYNTVFMPEVVKEIVRKYDIDAVFANRWQGHGVDYSEDSARRFKNMFGHTLPKKPDAEDPAWQAWVQWRRRVLTDMIAQWDQAVKAIRPHASFIPNMGGASLMEFDLSVIAKHCPFLVVDHQGRKGLELGWSAGRNGKRIRATFPDRPVVLITSIGPEEEYRWKDAVTSGEEMQLWINDGTAHGLYAWFTKFNGVVPDKRWVEPVAEAFALQAAVEPVLESMHPTAEIAVIDPSTTLRHWAPEERHSAEKHDLGFYHALVEARLPFELVSDQVLTKENLDRFKLIILANASCLSDAQNEAIRAYVERGGSVIASYETSLRDEFGKKRSEFGLSDVLGAKFVSGPRGIVKNTYVALSGDHPINQGYDGAERIIGGTRLIHANPTGNATTPFLYVPDFPDLPMEEVYPRKAPEGAGVIARETGKGGRTVYIPWNIGEIFWEVFAVDHGRLIANAVRWALGKNSRVTVEGPGVIDIALRENAEGIALSLFNLTNPMMMKGPIRENYPLAAQTVSVEIPQGQSVAKAWLTVSDRAADFSVKDGRALVEVPGIERLEVLHLTWK
- a CDS encoding ABC transporter permease, which translates into the protein MTHETFATHNGPLHVAADGPSISPLKQGKTVSTAAIGPWRLIAGKLIRQKVAMVAGVIILLLYLIGLFAEFLAPSLPTTSKPQYTYAPPQGLSFFVTKPDGSSEFNFHVKGYKVEIDKVALRRTFVVDDSKVVPVGFFVRGPAYYLWGLIPMTTHFFGPINPDDPMYLLGADRLGRDVLTRLIYGTRISMSIGLVGVAMSLVLGVVLGSISGFYGGWVDTLIQRVIEVVSAMPTIPLWLGLAAAIPLTWSPVNVYFVITIIVSLLGWTSLAREVRGRFLALRSEDFVTAAKLDGSSEARLIFRHILPSLTSHILAVVTLAVPTMIVAETSLSFLGIGLKPPVVSWGVLLQDAQNIRTVATAPWLLIWPSLAVVIAVLSFNFFGDGLRDAADPYDN
- a CDS encoding TIM barrel protein encodes the protein MRLYSACIEWLFAEEGDHFADRIRRAHAAGLEAIEFWRWTDKDLDAIEAALKETGLKVTSLVAEPMIALTNAANRETWLKGLADSVAVAKRLGAPVLIAQAGDDLAGFTRDEQRKALTETLRAGADILDGSGVRLGVEPLNIRIDHIGYFLDSTSEGLDIVDEIARPEIGIVYDIYHSAVMDERSEDVLAGRVDRVFHVHVADHPGRNEPGTGTIDLADRLNWIFTAGYTGAVGLEYRPTASDADALKAAIATLG
- a CDS encoding LacI family DNA-binding transcriptional regulator; protein product: MGSRGRVTLQTIAREVGLSKYAVSRSLAGKSGVSEETRALIRATAERLGYTRPVGQSQTNDIAVVFHDLDAVNSELYMQIQNGVQREAHRLGMALRIRWTHSADQLEELGRSCAGLLLVGPHDREAIMAATATGVPIVRFGWVDPLEQADQVTGTDHEAGQAVLQYLIELGHRSIAYVNGTPGFRGRRERFYGAREIAERHEDVSLHVLRFDEQIGFGEVFRDLKAKGIHPTAFFCAHDGLALTVVSELLGQGYRIPDDVSVVGFGDFSPATQISPPLTTVKMEGQEGGAVGLRLLLERIENPRLPGMPARRVMIASRIVVRRSAGPCKVVAAADHARPGSETDQHSALVT